In Daucus carota subsp. sativus chromosome 4, DH1 v3.0, whole genome shotgun sequence, one DNA window encodes the following:
- the LOC108216105 gene encoding large ribosomal subunit protein uL11, whose translation MPPKFDPSQVIDVYVRVTGGEVGAASSLAPKIGPLGLSPKKIGEDIAKETAKDWKGLRVTVKLTVQNRQAKVSVVPSAAALVIKALKEPERDRKKTKNIKHTGNISLDDVIEIAKIMRPRSMAKELTGTVKEILGTCVSVGCTVDGKDPKDLQEEIDDGEVEIPMD comes from the coding sequence ATGCCGCCAAAGTTCGATCCATCTCAGGTCATCGACGTCTACGTCCGCGTCACCGGCGGAGAAGTCGGAGCAGCGAGTTCACTCGCTCCCAAAATCGGTCCACTCGGTCTCTCCCCCAAGAAAATCGGTGAAGATATCGCTAAAGAGACCGCTAAAGACTGGAAGGGCTTACGTGTCACCGTCAAGCTAACTGTCCAGAACCGTCAGGCTAAAGTCTCCGTCGTCCCATCGGCGGCTGCTCTGGTAATCAAGGCGCTCAAAGAGCCGGAGCGTGACCGGAAAAAAACTAAGAACATCAAGCATACCGGTAACATTTCGTTGGATGACGTCATCGAGATTGCGAAGATCATGAGGCCGAGATCGATGGCGAAGGAGCTGACTGGGACGGTGAAGGAGATTCTCGGGACGTGTGTTTCTGTTGGATGTACGGTCGACGGAAAGGATCCCAAGGACTTGCAGGAGGAGATTGATGACGGTGAGGTCGAGATTCCGATGGATTAA